From Acidimicrobiales bacterium, one genomic window encodes:
- a CDS encoding CoA transferase, producing the protein MPRRPLVGIRVVDLTIERGELCGRLLSDLGAEVIRVEPLGGSPSRAMAPLDGDHSLFWTFRNAGKLGVELDLEADSGRDQLHELLAHSDVVLVCDEPGTKDGTGLDAAELAERHPHLIVTSLTAYGRTGPYAGRDVPDAVIEATGGMAFKAGTHEGGPILPPGLIGDDTASLIGAWAVLCALWQREDSGAGQLIDLSVNESLAQITDWSLSNWSRAADAGSPSLEMRAGPGPVYTIIPCADGYVRLVVLSTRQWHAIRAWLGEPEYLQDPDLDGFVGRMMIADAVLNPLYCELWAEMSMLDVCEEAQRRGIVCTPILKPNEVLDNPHLASRHTFDEVELDDGRTMKLPSGWFEFDGERVGPTGPPPHVGQHNDEVFANLGDARPAPAAPLDPAPPLAGMKVMDFGHGGVGVETGRMFGEYGADVVKIESRTYPDFIRVVLGGEMSPSFASSSRSKRSLGVNAKTDRGIELLRQMARDADVVIENNSTGTMTAMGLGYEVMKGENPDIVMMSSQLMGSQGRWADWLGYGPNTQVTGGMTHLWSYENDPEPAGSQSIFPDHFAGRTGAVAALANVLGNRRNGGGGTHVEVCQVEQVVGVMGDLLAKESLDPGSVVPRGNHSDHGTPWGLFPTAGDDKWVAVCVRSDAEWAALVEVMGSPDWADPAMSTADRRAAENDIEAKIAEWTATMTNDAVTEACLAAGVPAGPMLTGATQSVDPHLEARGYLVKLQQPPIGGMIFEGGGFHASAMIGPDIFPAPGLGQHTREIAADWFGLPDDEIESLVADGVLETDPPHGA; encoded by the coding sequence GTGCCGCGTCGACCACTCGTCGGAATCCGAGTCGTAGATCTCACAATCGAACGAGGTGAACTCTGCGGGCGACTCCTGAGCGACCTCGGCGCCGAGGTCATCCGGGTCGAGCCGCTCGGTGGTTCGCCCTCGCGTGCGATGGCGCCGCTCGATGGTGACCACTCGTTGTTCTGGACGTTTCGCAATGCCGGAAAGCTCGGCGTCGAGCTCGATCTCGAAGCCGACTCCGGCCGCGATCAGCTCCACGAACTGCTCGCCCACAGCGATGTCGTGCTGGTCTGCGACGAGCCCGGCACCAAGGACGGCACCGGTCTCGATGCCGCGGAGCTCGCCGAACGTCACCCTCACCTGATCGTCACGAGCCTCACCGCCTACGGCCGCACCGGTCCCTACGCCGGTCGCGACGTGCCCGATGCAGTGATCGAGGCCACCGGGGGCATGGCCTTCAAGGCGGGCACCCACGAGGGCGGCCCGATCCTGCCGCCTGGCCTCATCGGCGACGACACGGCGAGCCTCATCGGCGCGTGGGCGGTGCTGTGCGCGCTGTGGCAGAGGGAGGACTCCGGTGCCGGCCAGCTGATCGATCTGTCGGTCAACGAATCGCTGGCCCAGATCACCGATTGGTCGTTGTCGAACTGGAGCCGCGCCGCTGACGCCGGTTCTCCGTCGCTCGAGATGCGGGCCGGCCCTGGCCCCGTCTACACGATCATCCCCTGCGCCGACGGCTACGTGCGTCTCGTGGTGCTGAGTACCCGTCAGTGGCACGCCATCCGGGCGTGGCTCGGCGAGCCGGAGTACCTCCAGGACCCCGATCTCGACGGATTCGTCGGACGCATGATGATCGCCGACGCAGTGCTCAACCCGCTCTACTGCGAGCTTTGGGCCGAGATGTCGATGCTCGACGTCTGTGAGGAAGCGCAGCGCCGCGGCATCGTCTGCACGCCGATCCTCAAGCCCAACGAGGTGCTCGACAACCCCCACCTCGCCAGTCGTCACACGTTCGACGAGGTCGAGCTCGACGACGGGCGCACCATGAAGCTGCCGTCGGGATGGTTCGAATTCGACGGCGAGCGCGTGGGTCCCACCGGTCCGCCGCCGCACGTCGGTCAACACAACGACGAGGTCTTCGCGAACCTCGGCGATGCGCGTCCGGCTCCGGCCGCTCCGCTCGACCCTGCGCCGCCACTGGCGGGGATGAAGGTGATGGACTTCGGACACGGCGGGGTCGGCGTGGAGACCGGCCGGATGTTCGGCGAGTACGGCGCCGACGTGGTGAAGATCGAGAGCCGCACCTATCCCGACTTCATCCGAGTCGTCCTCGGCGGCGAGATGTCGCCCTCGTTCGCCTCGTCGAGTCGGAGCAAGCGGTCGCTGGGCGTCAACGCCAAGACCGATCGCGGCATCGAGTTGCTGCGCCAGATGGCTCGCGACGCCGATGTCGTCATCGAGAACAACTCCACCGGCACCATGACCGCGATGGGACTCGGCTACGAGGTGATGAAGGGCGAGAACCCCGACATCGTGATGATGTCGAGCCAGCTCATGGGTTCTCAGGGCCGCTGGGCCGACTGGCTGGGCTACGGACCCAACACCCAGGTGACCGGGGGAATGACCCACCTGTGGAGCTACGAGAACGACCCGGAGCCGGCCGGCAGTCAATCGATCTTCCCCGACCACTTCGCGGGTCGCACCGGGGCCGTGGCCGCGCTCGCCAACGTGCTCGGAAATCGCCGCAACGGTGGCGGCGGCACCCATGTCGAGGTGTGCCAGGTCGAACAGGTCGTCGGGGTGATGGGAGATCTCCTCGCCAAGGAATCGCTCGACCCCGGTTCGGTCGTCCCCCGGGGCAACCATTCCGATCACGGCACGCCGTGGGGGCTGTTCCCGACCGCGGGCGACGACAAGTGGGTTGCCGTGTGCGTGCGCAGCGATGCCGAATGGGCGGCGCTGGTGGAGGTCATGGGTTCGCCCGACTGGGCCGATCCCGCCATGTCGACCGCCGACCGTCGCGCCGCCGAGAACGACATCGAAGCCAAGATCGCGGAGTGGACCGCGACGATGACGAACGACGCGGTCACCGAGGCATGTCTGGCCGCCGGTGTTCCCGCCGGGCCGATGCTGACGGGCGCGACCCAGTCGGTCGATCCACACCTCGAGGCGCGCGGCTATCTGGTCAAGCTCCAGCAGCCGCCGATCGGCGGCATGATCTTCGAGGGCGGGGGATTCCACGCCAGTGCGATGATCGGCCCCGACATCTTCCCGGCGCCCGGGCTCGGACAGCACACCCGTGAGATCGCCGCGGACTGGTTCGGGCTGCCCGATGACGAGATCGAGTCGTTGGTGGCCGACGGCGTGCTCGAGACCGATCCGCCCCACGGCGCCTGA
- a CDS encoding alpha/beta hydrolase, whose translation MRRRVALAVLLLAVLTSACATDGGSGNSDDAANDRTQDAVTRRVAYDNDPLQFGDLTVPAGEGPFAVVVFIHGGFWRNGFGLDLAEPQAADAADRGYATWNVEYRRVGDTGGAYPGTLLDIASAIDHLAVLADEHPLDLDRVAIVGHSAGGHLALWAGQRAQLPSGVPGADPAVVPLMVVGQAPVADLAGNLDLGGGAVVGFMGTTPAADPAAYDIADPARLLPVVAPQLIVQGSDDTIVPPDRAEAYVALAESSSEPGRVELESFAGADHFDVIDPAHPSWQAVLAHLPPPQPPN comes from the coding sequence GTGCGCCGGCGTGTCGCCCTCGCCGTTCTGCTACTCGCAGTGCTCACCTCGGCGTGTGCGACCGACGGTGGGAGCGGCAACAGCGATGACGCTGCGAACGACCGCACGCAGGATGCCGTGACACGGCGGGTCGCCTACGACAACGACCCGCTCCAGTTCGGCGACCTCACCGTGCCGGCGGGAGAAGGTCCCTTCGCCGTCGTGGTGTTCATCCACGGCGGCTTCTGGCGCAACGGTTTCGGCCTCGACCTGGCCGAACCGCAGGCCGCGGATGCCGCTGATCGGGGCTATGCAACCTGGAACGTCGAGTACCGCCGAGTCGGTGATACCGGTGGTGCGTACCCGGGAACGCTGCTCGACATCGCCTCTGCCATTGATCATCTCGCCGTGCTGGCCGACGAACATCCGCTCGACCTCGATCGGGTTGCGATCGTCGGCCACAGTGCCGGCGGGCATCTCGCCCTGTGGGCCGGTCAGCGAGCGCAGTTGCCGTCGGGGGTGCCCGGCGCCGACCCGGCGGTCGTGCCGTTGATGGTCGTCGGCCAGGCTCCGGTGGCCGACTTGGCCGGCAACCTGGACCTCGGTGGTGGTGCGGTCGTGGGCTTCATGGGCACCACGCCGGCGGCTGATCCGGCCGCGTACGACATCGCCGATCCGGCGCGGCTCCTGCCGGTCGTGGCGCCGCAGCTGATCGTGCAGGGCAGCGACGACACGATCGTGCCCCCCGACCGTGCCGAGGCCTACGTCGCCCTCGCCGAGTCCTCCTCGGAGCCGGGAAGGGTCGAGCTGGAGTCGTTCGCCGGCGCCGACCACTTCGATGTCATCGACCCCGCCCACCCCAGCTGGCAAGCCGTCCTCGCCCACCTCCCCCCACCCCAACCCCCAAATTGA
- a CDS encoding DUF6174 domain-containing protein: MRRILPCLLSVMLLAAACGDDASPTEAGAPGDGTTTTTTTTTTAAPVDLDTPEGSLAAARDRWAANGLTSYRLATSELCFCPETNWVNTVVDGDVVGHEPVGEESFYDPGPRSMETLFDEIDAAIADGYHTLDLDFDDETGAVVRYWVDVDEMIADEEHGVEVTSLTPYDPDASAVVPTAAALVDDYGCGYLFAKGNADQSLALVISWTGSAADGPDLSAPIDLAITEDWSATITAGTDLFANWCDDVFEPDEPTPAVTDTWTIVDGTVTVDTDLADVASCGGTEVTATLSGTIAKTTTEGVNALDDISPADLTLDDIALTNPAWGCFAG; the protein is encoded by the coding sequence ATGAGACGAATCCTTCCCTGCCTCCTTTCAGTGATGCTGCTCGCCGCGGCCTGCGGTGACGATGCGAGCCCGACCGAGGCCGGCGCACCCGGCGACGGCACAACGACCACGACCACGACCACGACCACGGCGGCGCCGGTCGATCTCGACACGCCCGAGGGTTCACTCGCCGCCGCCCGCGACCGGTGGGCCGCCAACGGGCTGACGTCGTATCGACTCGCCACGTCGGAACTGTGCTTCTGCCCCGAGACCAACTGGGTCAACACGGTGGTCGACGGTGACGTCGTCGGACACGAGCCCGTCGGCGAAGAATCGTTCTACGACCCCGGCCCGCGTTCCATGGAGACGCTCTTCGACGAGATCGACGCCGCGATCGCCGACGGCTACCACACCCTCGACCTCGACTTCGATGACGAGACCGGCGCGGTGGTGCGCTACTGGGTCGACGTCGACGAGATGATCGCTGACGAGGAACACGGCGTGGAGGTGACCTCGCTGACCCCGTACGACCCCGACGCGTCGGCCGTCGTGCCCACCGCGGCGGCACTGGTCGACGACTACGGCTGTGGCTACCTGTTCGCCAAGGGGAACGCCGACCAGAGCCTGGCCCTCGTCATCTCGTGGACCGGCAGCGCGGCCGACGGACCCGATCTGTCGGCTCCGATCGATCTGGCGATCACCGAGGACTGGTCCGCGACGATCACGGCAGGAACCGACCTCTTTGCCAACTGGTGTGACGATGTCTTCGAGCCCGACGAGCCGACCCCGGCCGTCACCGACACATGGACGATCGTCGACGGCACCGTCACCGTCGACACCGACCTCGCCGATGTCGCCTCGTGCGGCGGCACCGAGGTGACTGCGACCCTCTCCGGCACCATCGCCAAGACGACCACCGAGGGGGTGAACGCCCTCGACGACATCTCACCCGCCGATCTCACCCTCGACGACATTGCGCTCACCAACCCCGCCTGGGGCTGCTTCGCCGGCTGA
- a CDS encoding inositol-3-phosphate synthase, whose protein sequence is MTARDISPATGKLGVLTPGMGAVASTFIAGVLAARQNGQPPLGSVSQMAHIRLGTRDEGNNPLIKDFAPLASLDDIVFGGWDPISANALEAARTCGVLEEKDLAPISSEMEGIVAMDAVFDQKWVSRLDGTRVKSETNMWDQAEALIADIESFRTENDCDRMVMVWCGSTEAFQEPSAVHDTIESFEAGLKANDENISPSQIYVYAALQSNVPFANGAPNLSTDLRCMIELAHRNGVPIAGRDFKTGQTLMKTLIAPGLKARMLGLRGWYSTNILGNRDGEVLDAPENFKTKEESKLGVLHKILEPEVYPDLYGNIDHVVRINYYPPRGDNKEGWDAIDIFGWMGYPMQIKIDFLCRDSILAAPIVLDLALFMDLAHRAGESGVQEWLSFYLKAPQSAVDGVPAEQDLFIQQTKLKNTLREWMGEPAVTHSEAG, encoded by the coding sequence ATGACTGCACGAGACATCTCCCCCGCCACCGGCAAGCTCGGTGTGCTCACACCCGGCATGGGCGCCGTGGCCTCCACCTTCATCGCCGGCGTGCTCGCCGCCCGTCAGAACGGTCAACCGCCTCTCGGGTCGGTCAGCCAGATGGCCCACATCCGGCTCGGCACCCGCGACGAGGGCAACAACCCCCTGATCAAGGACTTCGCTCCCCTCGCGTCGCTCGACGACATCGTCTTCGGCGGCTGGGATCCGATCTCGGCCAACGCCCTCGAGGCCGCCCGCACCTGCGGCGTCCTCGAGGAGAAGGACCTCGCCCCGATCTCCAGTGAGATGGAGGGCATCGTCGCCATGGACGCCGTCTTCGACCAGAAGTGGGTCAGCCGCCTCGACGGCACCCGGGTCAAGAGCGAGACCAACATGTGGGACCAGGCCGAGGCGCTGATCGCCGACATCGAGTCCTTCCGCACCGAGAACGACTGCGACCGCATGGTGATGGTGTGGTGCGGTTCGACCGAGGCGTTCCAGGAGCCGAGCGCCGTCCACGACACGATCGAGTCGTTCGAAGCGGGGCTCAAGGCCAACGACGAGAACATCTCCCCCAGCCAGATCTACGTCTACGCCGCGCTCCAGTCGAACGTGCCGTTCGCCAACGGTGCACCGAACCTGTCGACCGACCTCCGCTGCATGATCGAGCTCGCCCACCGCAACGGCGTGCCGATCGCCGGTCGTGACTTCAAGACCGGCCAGACGCTGATGAAGACCCTCATCGCCCCCGGCCTCAAGGCCCGCATGCTCGGTCTGCGCGGCTGGTACTCCACCAACATCCTCGGCAACCGCGACGGCGAGGTCCTCGACGCCCCGGAGAACTTCAAGACCAAGGAGGAGTCGAAGCTCGGCGTGCTCCACAAGATCCTGGAACCCGAGGTCTACCCCGACCTCTACGGCAACATCGACCACGTCGTGCGCATCAACTACTACCCGCCGCGTGGTGACAACAAGGAGGGCTGGGACGCCATCGACATCTTCGGATGGATGGGCTACCCGATGCAGATCAAGATCGACTTCCTGTGTCGTGACTCGATCCTCGCCGCCCCGATCGTCCTCGACCTCGCGCTGTTCATGGACCTCGCCCACCGCGCCGGTGAGTCCGGCGTGCAGGAATGGCTGTCGTTCTACCTGAAGGCACCGCAGTCGGCCGTCGACGGTGTGCCCGCCGAGCAGGACCTGTTCATCCAGCAGACCAAGCTCAAGAACACCCTGCGCGAGTGGATGGGCGAACCCGCCGTCACCCACTCCGAAGCCGGCTGA
- a CDS encoding LysR family transcriptional regulator has protein sequence MRTALPDLSIRQLEYLVAVADGDNWAAAAAEVGVSPSALSQGLAELERRVGVPLFDRDGRRRVVRPGAAEVLSHARQVVALTADLASWADRTRAGGSGRLRVGMIDAAAVGHFSPQLRAFRAAHPDLELLLTVGPSGQILDDLESGRIDIGVCVEPDRSRRGLDVVPLLTEDIAVYSPDGRRPRRPETWGPWVVFPEGSHTRELILAALRELGAPIEIVAESHQPDVLRAMVGLGLGWTVLPVIQAEQGTDALVNGRVIGSRDLVVVTRSGAPADPAAQLLLAALAA, from the coding sequence GTGCGTACCGCCCTACCCGACCTCAGCATCCGTCAACTCGAGTACCTGGTGGCGGTGGCCGATGGTGACAACTGGGCGGCGGCGGCGGCCGAGGTCGGCGTGAGTCCATCGGCCCTCTCCCAGGGCCTGGCCGAGCTCGAGCGACGCGTGGGCGTACCGCTCTTCGATCGCGACGGTCGCCGCCGGGTCGTGCGTCCCGGCGCGGCGGAGGTCCTCTCCCACGCCCGCCAGGTGGTGGCGCTCACCGCCGATCTCGCGAGCTGGGCCGACCGCACCCGTGCCGGCGGTTCGGGGCGACTTCGGGTGGGCATGATCGACGCCGCCGCGGTCGGTCACTTCAGCCCGCAGCTGCGGGCGTTTCGCGCCGCGCATCCCGACCTCGAACTCCTGCTGACCGTCGGGCCGTCAGGTCAGATCCTCGATGACCTCGAGTCGGGTCGCATCGACATCGGCGTCTGTGTCGAACCCGATCGGTCTCGGCGTGGCCTCGATGTGGTCCCGCTGCTCACGGAGGACATCGCCGTCTACTCACCCGACGGGCGTCGGCCCCGCCGTCCCGAGACATGGGGTCCGTGGGTCGTGTTCCCCGAGGGCTCGCACACCCGTGAGCTGATCCTGGCTGCCCTCCGAGAGCTCGGCGCGCCGATCGAGATCGTCGCCGAGTCACATCAGCCGGACGTGCTGCGGGCCATGGTCGGCCTCGGGCTCGGGTGGACGGTGCTGCCCGTGATCCAGGCCGAGCAGGGCACCGATGCCCTGGTCAACGGTCGGGTGATCGGCAGCCGCGATCTCGTGGTCGTCACCCGCTCGGGCGCACCGGCCGACCCTGCGGCTCAACTGTTGCTGGCGGCCCTGGCCGCATAG
- a CDS encoding MaoC family dehydratase — MSNAAKAFEALKAHEGEDEGHGDWFEITQDQINQFADVTHDHQFIHIDPDAAAPLFGGTIAHGFLTLSMLVHLTESIEQDLPPLAGIMMGINYGFDKVRFLNPVNSGKRVRAHSVISKVELKGAAINSTRTITVEIDGVEKPALMAEWIGRLVFDS; from the coding sequence GTGAGCAACGCAGCGAAGGCCTTCGAGGCGCTCAAGGCCCACGAAGGCGAGGACGAGGGCCACGGCGACTGGTTCGAGATCACGCAGGATCAGATCAACCAGTTCGCCGATGTCACCCACGACCACCAGTTCATCCACATCGATCCCGATGCGGCGGCACCGCTGTTCGGCGGCACGATCGCCCACGGGTTCCTCACGCTGTCGATGCTCGTGCACCTCACCGAGTCGATCGAGCAGGATCTCCCGCCGCTCGCCGGCATCATGATGGGCATCAACTACGGATTCGACAAGGTGCGCTTCCTCAACCCGGTGAACTCGGGTAAGCGGGTGCGGGCCCACAGCGTGATCAGCAAGGTCGAACTCAAGGGTGCGGCGATCAACAGCACCCGCACGATCACCGTCGAGATCGACGGCGTCGAGAAGCCGGCCCTGATGGCCGAGTGGATCGGCCGCCTGGTCTTCGACAGCTGA
- a CDS encoding alpha/beta hydrolase: protein MNARVAALFVAATLLASACGDAESSPPLLVTTTTSTPTTPPESTTPPVAGGSVRPVEQVDCPAALERSNGGALACGIVTVPIDRDDPSLGATSITVATLAGTDEETTTPLAVLQGGPGGASTGLGAWLPQQAFTQVFVDQRGTGFAGPDFDCPEVDEAILATLTVDSLTAIDVADAAYDECARRLGDDVVLAHTDSVAHAADVVDVMASLGYAEWVVYGVSYGSTIGLEVLRSGPPGLVGAVLDGVYPTDLDTDAGVVTSAERAVDQIDAACAADPSCAAFVAPDGFRDVLERVMADLAVSPMSIPVGTDEIGAATTDGEIEVVLDGARVAELSFLLMYHESLLRFLPAVVNDLDQRNEAAADWLVRTGARQIVSSQAANDEGTYFGVQCHDRLPFTDGPGDDLPAFGAAVAAVSLARLCAGWDREPAPPSADDAVRSATPTLLLSGEFDPITPPAYATDVARGLGRSIEVVQGGRGHGIWYGSDCIASIVERFTADPDAVLDTACADTPVEIEWAAP, encoded by the coding sequence GTGAACGCGCGGGTCGCCGCCCTGTTCGTGGCGGCGACCCTGCTCGCGTCGGCCTGCGGCGACGCCGAGAGCTCACCGCCGTTGTTGGTCACGACCACGACGTCAACCCCAACGACGCCCCCCGAGTCGACGACGCCCCCGGTCGCCGGCGGGTCGGTGCGACCGGTGGAGCAGGTCGACTGTCCGGCTGCACTCGAACGCAGCAACGGGGGCGCGCTGGCGTGTGGCATCGTCACGGTGCCGATCGACCGCGACGACCCGTCACTCGGCGCCACCTCGATCACCGTGGCCACCCTGGCGGGGACCGACGAAGAGACCACGACGCCGCTCGCGGTGCTGCAGGGAGGCCCCGGTGGCGCCAGCACGGGCCTGGGCGCCTGGCTCCCGCAGCAGGCGTTCACCCAGGTGTTCGTAGACCAGCGGGGAACCGGCTTCGCGGGGCCGGACTTCGACTGCCCTGAGGTCGACGAGGCAATCCTCGCGACCCTGACGGTCGACTCCCTGACGGCGATCGACGTTGCGGATGCGGCCTACGACGAGTGTGCGCGCCGCCTCGGTGACGACGTCGTTCTCGCCCACACCGACAGCGTCGCCCACGCGGCCGATGTGGTCGACGTGATGGCCTCCCTCGGCTACGCCGAATGGGTGGTCTACGGCGTGAGCTACGGGTCGACGATAGGGCTCGAGGTACTCCGGAGTGGCCCGCCGGGTCTCGTCGGCGCCGTGCTCGACGGGGTGTATCCGACCGACCTGGACACCGATGCCGGTGTGGTGACGTCGGCCGAGCGCGCGGTGGACCAGATCGACGCGGCGTGCGCAGCGGACCCGTCGTGTGCCGCGTTCGTCGCTCCGGATGGCTTCCGCGACGTCCTCGAACGGGTGATGGCCGATCTGGCCGTCTCGCCGATGAGCATCCCGGTGGGCACCGACGAGATCGGTGCCGCGACCACGGACGGCGAGATCGAAGTGGTGCTCGACGGCGCCCGCGTCGCCGAGCTCTCGTTCCTGCTGATGTACCACGAGTCGCTCCTGCGATTCCTGCCGGCCGTCGTCAACGACCTCGACCAACGCAACGAGGCTGCGGCCGATTGGCTGGTCCGGACCGGCGCTCGCCAGATCGTCTCGTCACAGGCGGCCAATGACGAGGGCACCTACTTCGGCGTGCAATGCCACGATCGCCTTCCGTTCACCGACGGACCCGGAGACGATCTCCCGGCATTCGGCGCAGCGGTGGCTGCGGTCTCGCTCGCACGCCTCTGCGCGGGCTGGGACCGCGAACCGGCGCCGCCGTCGGCGGACGACGCCGTCCGCAGTGCAACACCGACGCTGTTGCTCTCGGGTGAGTTCGACCCGATCACGCCTCCGGCCTACGCGACGGATGTCGCACGCGGGCTCGGTCGATCGATCGAGGTGGTGCAGGGCGGACGAGGCCACGGCATCTGGTACGGCAGCGACTGCATCGCGAGCATCGTCGAACGGTTCACCGCCGACCCCGATGCCGTGCTCGACACGGCGTGTGCCGACACGCCCGTCGAGATCGAATGGGCAGCGCCCTGA
- a CDS encoding SDR family oxidoreductase: MILDGKTVMVIGVGPGLGYSCAAAAFRDGANVVIVARNEERLIAAADALDPSGDRVAAASADIMDQASLEAAVAVATDRFGGLDAVINVAALDTAHAPFTELDDSTLLKNLEVNVLGAVHVVRAVTPAFEARGGGSVVLIGSQASLKPVDLMPQSAYASAKSALLAMARDMAAELGPRGIRVNTVIPTWMWGPNVKMYCEWQAGERGCTAEDIRDEIAQGMALRKMPTDADVAESAVFFASDRASMITGQRLLVNAGEFYDT; encoded by the coding sequence ATGATTCTCGACGGCAAGACGGTAATGGTCATCGGTGTGGGGCCCGGGCTCGGCTACTCCTGTGCCGCAGCTGCCTTTCGCGACGGCGCGAACGTGGTGATCGTGGCACGCAACGAGGAACGCCTCATCGCCGCCGCCGACGCACTCGACCCGAGCGGCGACCGCGTGGCGGCCGCCTCGGCCGACATCATGGACCAGGCTTCGCTCGAGGCCGCGGTCGCTGTGGCGACCGACCGGTTCGGCGGGCTCGATGCCGTCATCAACGTCGCCGCGCTCGACACCGCACACGCCCCGTTCACCGAACTGGACGACTCCACGCTGCTAAAGAACCTCGAAGTCAACGTGCTCGGCGCTGTGCATGTGGTGCGCGCCGTCACGCCGGCGTTCGAGGCGCGAGGGGGTGGCTCGGTGGTGCTGATCGGCTCGCAAGCGTCGCTCAAACCCGTCGATCTCATGCCCCAGTCGGCCTACGCGTCGGCGAAGTCGGCGCTGCTCGCGATGGCCCGCGACATGGCCGCCGAGCTCGGTCCGCGGGGCATCCGGGTCAACACGGTCATCCCGACGTGGATGTGGGGACCCAACGTGAAGATGTACTGCGAGTGGCAGGCCGGCGAGCGCGGCTGCACCGCCGAGGACATCCGCGACGAGATCGCGCAGGGAATGGCCCTTCGCAAGATGCCGACCGACGCGGACGTCGCCGAAAGCGCAGTGTTCTTCGCGAGCGATCGAGCCAGCATGATCACCGGTCAGCGGCTGCTGGTGAACGCCGGCGAGTTCTACGACACGTGA
- a CDS encoding NUDIX hydrolase: protein MPVVPAASVLIVDDRPDLHVVIGRRRPGSIFVGGLIVFPGGGVDPEDRNSAARRRVPAGVVPELGRKEGAAFLHAAIRETQEEVGLDIAGPHPVEPGDFPHVGHWITPVEAPRRYDTHFFLARHRGGAVVADQEELTDAWWERPADALRKIDGGELEAILPTIEFLRSLSAYRNVSDAFAGAACGERRDHTNGWTSF from the coding sequence GTGCCGGTCGTTCCGGCGGCCTCGGTGCTGATCGTCGACGACCGTCCCGACCTCCACGTGGTGATCGGTCGGCGGCGCCCCGGGTCGATCTTCGTCGGCGGTCTCATCGTGTTTCCGGGCGGTGGGGTCGACCCCGAAGATCGCAACTCGGCAGCGCGTCGGCGGGTTCCCGCCGGCGTGGTGCCGGAACTGGGCCGCAAGGAAGGGGCGGCGTTTCTCCACGCCGCCATTCGGGAGACGCAGGAGGAGGTCGGCCTCGACATCGCCGGTCCGCACCCGGTCGAGCCCGGCGACTTCCCCCATGTCGGTCACTGGATCACGCCTGTGGAAGCCCCCCGCCGGTACGACACGCACTTCTTTCTGGCCCGCCATCGCGGTGGCGCGGTGGTCGCGGACCAGGAAGAACTCACCGACGCCTGGTGGGAACGGCCGGCCGACGCCCTGCGAAAGATCGACGGCGGCGAGCTCGAAGCGATTCTTCCGACCATCGAATTCCTGCGGTCATTGTCGGCATATCGCAACGTGAGCGACGCATTCGCCGGTGCCGCTTGTGGAGAACGACGGGACCATACGAACGGCTGGACCAGCTTCTGA
- a CDS encoding MIP/aquaporin family protein — protein sequence MSTDASSADRGRRYLAEFIGTAFLLIGVIGSGIMAQNLIETDVGMQLLANAAATVGVLYAIILMFGPVSGGHFNPAVTIADAWLGNRAWSDVGPYAVAQIAGGALGTVLANLMFDLPAVDLSHQDRGAAHLWLGEVVATFGLVLLIFALVRTGRAHLAAGAVAAYIGGAYWFTSSTSFANPAVSVTRTLSDTFAGIEPASAPMFIVMQLLGMALAVAAVRVLYP from the coding sequence ATGTCCACTGACGCGAGCAGCGCCGATCGGGGCCGCCGATACCTCGCCGAGTTCATCGGGACGGCGTTCCTGCTCATCGGCGTGATCGGCTCCGGCATCATGGCGCAGAACCTCATCGAGACCGATGTCGGCATGCAACTACTGGCCAACGCGGCAGCGACCGTCGGCGTGCTCTACGCGATCATCTTGATGTTCGGGCCGGTGAGCGGCGGCCACTTCAACCCGGCGGTCACGATCGCCGATGCATGGCTCGGCAACCGGGCGTGGTCCGACGTCGGCCCCTACGCCGTTGCGCAGATTGCCGGCGGCGCGCTCGGCACTGTGCTCGCCAATCTGATGTTCGATCTCCCGGCCGTCGATCTCAGTCACCAGGACAGGGGCGCGGCGCACCTGTGGCTCGGTGAGGTGGTCGCCACGTTCGGACTCGTGCTGCTGATCTTCGCGCTCGTGCGGACCGGCCGCGCACACTTGGCTGCGGGGGCGGTCGCGGCCTACATCGGCGGGGCCTACTGGTTCACCTCGTCGACGTCGTTCGCCAACCCGGCCGTGAGCGTCACCCGCACACTGTCCGACACCTTCGCCGGGATCGAACCGGCATCGGCACCGATGTTCATCGTGATGCAGCTGCTCGGAATGGCCTTGGCGGTGGCGGCAGTGCGAGTCTTGTACCCGTGA